A region of Spiribacter roseus DNA encodes the following proteins:
- the ppa gene encoding inorganic diphosphatase, with the protein MAYEGIGAGKNLPDDINIIIEIPANADPIKYEVDKDSGAIMVDRFMGTSMHYPANYGYIPDTLCGDGDPLDALVVTPFPLAVGSVIRCRPVGVLEMTDEGGEDAKLLCVPISKLTPIYDAVNAPEDLPPLLLEQISHFFERYKDLEPGKWVRVNGWKDREAAVAEINDSIQRFGG; encoded by the coding sequence ATGGCCTACGAGGGCATCGGCGCCGGCAAGAACCTGCCGGACGACATCAACATCATCATCGAGATCCCGGCCAATGCCGATCCCATCAAGTACGAGGTGGACAAGGACTCCGGGGCCATCATGGTGGATCGGTTCATGGGCACCTCGATGCACTACCCGGCCAACTATGGCTATATCCCCGATACCCTCTGTGGCGACGGTGACCCGCTGGACGCCCTGGTGGTCACGCCCTTTCCGCTGGCCGTCGGTTCGGTGATCCGCTGCCGGCCCGTCGGCGTGCTCGAGATGACCGACGAGGGTGGCGAGGATGCCAAGCTGCTGTGCGTGCCGATCAGCAAGCTCACGCCGATCTACGATGCCGTGAATGCGCCGGAGGACCTGCCGCCGTTGCTGCTCGAGCAGATCAGCCATTTCTTTGAGCGCTACAAGGACCTGGAGCCCGGCAAGTGGGTGCGGGTGAACGGCTGGAAGGACCGGGAAGCCGCGGTTGCCGAGATCAACGATTCCATCCAGCGGTTCGGCGGCTGA
- a CDS encoding 6-phosphofructokinase gives MPARNAFYAQSGGVTAVINASAAGVIEAARDHPEAINTVYAGVNGILGALDEQLIDTGRESAESIAALRYTPGGAFGSARYKLKGLDENRAEYERLIEVFRAHDIGYFFYNGGGDSQDTAHKVSQLGEAMGYPITCIGVPKTVDNDLPGTDTCPGFGSVAKYIAVATREAGLDVASMAETSTRVFILETMGRHAGWIAAASALARDHEEAPPHVILLPEVALDAARFLERVRACVERIGYCVVVVSEGLRTADGRFVADQGTRDAFGHAQLGGVAPAIAAMVRERLGYKYHYAIADYLQRAARHIASATDVEQAHALGRAAVECAVAGHNAVMPTIVRDADAPYRWHIGQVPLADVANREARMPAEYIDADNLFVTEAALRYLRPLIAGEDYPPYRDGLPEHVHLRAERVAPRCPPFRD, from the coding sequence ATGCCTGCCAGAAATGCCTTCTATGCCCAGTCGGGCGGCGTCACTGCGGTGATCAATGCCAGCGCCGCCGGCGTGATCGAGGCCGCCCGGGACCATCCCGAGGCCATCAACACCGTTTATGCCGGCGTCAACGGCATCCTGGGGGCGCTGGATGAGCAGCTCATCGACACTGGCCGGGAATCGGCCGAGAGCATCGCCGCCCTGCGCTATACCCCCGGCGGGGCCTTTGGCTCGGCGCGCTACAAGCTGAAGGGCCTGGACGAGAACCGCGCCGAGTACGAGCGGCTCATCGAGGTCTTCCGCGCCCACGACATCGGTTATTTCTTCTACAACGGCGGTGGGGACTCGCAGGACACCGCCCACAAGGTCTCGCAGCTCGGCGAGGCCATGGGTTATCCGATCACCTGCATCGGCGTGCCCAAGACCGTCGACAATGACCTGCCCGGCACCGATACCTGCCCGGGTTTTGGCTCGGTGGCCAAGTACATCGCCGTGGCCACTCGCGAGGCCGGGCTGGATGTGGCGTCCATGGCGGAGACATCGACGCGGGTGTTCATCCTCGAGACCATGGGGCGGCATGCCGGCTGGATCGCGGCGGCGTCGGCACTGGCCCGCGACCACGAGGAGGCCCCGCCGCACGTCATTCTGCTGCCCGAGGTGGCGCTGGATGCGGCGCGCTTTCTGGAGCGGGTCCGCGCGTGTGTCGAGCGGATCGGCTATTGCGTGGTGGTGGTCTCCGAGGGGCTGCGCACCGCCGACGGCCGGTTCGTCGCCGACCAGGGCACCCGGGATGCCTTCGGCCATGCCCAGCTGGGGGGCGTGGCCCCGGCCATTGCGGCGATGGTGCGCGAGCGCCTCGGCTATAAATATCACTACGCCATTGCCGATTATCTGCAGCGCGCCGCCCGGCACATCGCCTCAGCCACCGATGTCGAGCAGGCCCATGCCCTGGGGCGGGCCGCGGTGGAGTGCGCCGTGGCCGGGCACAATGCGGTCATGCCGACCATCGTCCGCGACGCCGACGCGCCCTATCGCTGGCACATCGGCCAGGTGCCGCTGGCGGATGTGGCCAACCGCGAGGCACGGATGCCGGCGGAGTATATCGACGCCGACAACCTGTTCGTGACCGAGGCGGCGCTGCGGTACCTGCGCCCGCTGATCGCCGGCGAGGACTATCCGCCCTACCGCGACGGACTGCCCGAGCACGTCCACCTGCGCGCGGAGCGCGTGGCGCCCCGCTGCCCGCCGTTCAGGGACTGA
- a CDS encoding SAM-dependent methyltransferase: MLDHLFGEGIHTGSLTLERREGETRQFGRAEPAARLTIHDPQVERRVPADPDFMLGQTYMEGGWSTPDLRTLLAVLMGNFDGAEAGGGRRLMTSVLRPLQQWNRRAASRRNVAHHYDIDEWLFRCFLDTDMQYSCAYWPPGVTDLESAQAAKRALIRRKLCLRPGQRVLDIGCGWGGLAIELAEQAGVEVVGLTLSEEQARVARDRVREHGCEDRVEIRIQDYRDVPERFERIVSVGMFEHVGARYYDTFFAGLRDHLTADGVALLHTIGRLGRPGVTNPWIRRYIFPGGYIPSLSETSAAIERQQIGVTDLEVLRLHYAYTLAAWYERFQAVRERVAAEKGERFCRMWEFYLAASEAAFHHRGLVVFQIQLAMDQTAVPLCRDYLHEAAAPGA, translated from the coding sequence ATGCTTGACCATCTATTCGGTGAAGGCATCCACACCGGCAGCCTGACGCTGGAGCGCCGCGAGGGTGAGACCCGCCAGTTCGGCCGCGCTGAGCCCGCGGCGCGGCTGACCATCCACGACCCGCAGGTCGAGCGGCGGGTGCCGGCGGATCCCGACTTCATGCTGGGTCAGACCTACATGGAAGGCGGCTGGAGCACCCCGGACCTGCGCACCCTGCTGGCCGTGCTGATGGGCAATTTCGACGGCGCCGAGGCCGGAGGCGGCAGGCGGTTGATGACCTCGGTGCTGCGTCCGCTCCAGCAGTGGAACCGGCGCGCGGCAAGCCGGCGCAATGTGGCTCATCACTACGACATCGACGAGTGGCTGTTCCGCTGCTTTCTTGATACCGACATGCAGTACTCCTGCGCCTACTGGCCGCCGGGTGTCACCGACCTGGAGTCGGCGCAGGCGGCGAAGCGTGCCCTGATCCGCCGCAAGCTCTGCCTCAGGCCGGGACAGCGGGTGCTGGACATCGGCTGCGGCTGGGGCGGTCTTGCCATCGAGCTGGCCGAACAGGCCGGTGTCGAGGTGGTCGGACTGACGCTGTCCGAAGAGCAGGCCCGGGTGGCCCGCGATCGCGTGCGTGAGCACGGCTGCGAAGACCGCGTGGAAATCCGCATCCAGGACTATCGCGACGTCCCCGAGCGCTTTGAGCGCATCGTCAGCGTGGGCATGTTCGAGCACGTCGGGGCGCGCTACTACGACACCTTCTTTGCCGGGCTGCGCGACCATCTGACCGCCGACGGCGTGGCGCTGCTGCACACCATCGGCCGGCTCGGGCGGCCCGGGGTGACCAACCCGTGGATCCGTCGCTATATCTTCCCCGGCGGTTACATCCCCTCGCTGTCCGAGACCAGTGCCGCGATCGAACGCCAGCAGATCGGAGTGACCGATCTCGAGGTCCTGCGCCTGCACTATGCCTACACCCTGGCGGCCTGGTACGAGCGCTTCCAGGCGGTGCGCGAGCGGGTGGCGGCCGAGAAGGGCGAGCGCTTCTGTCGCATGTGGGAGTTCTATCTGGCCGCCAGCGAGGCGGCCTTCCATCATCGCGGTCTGGTGGTCTTCCAGATCCAGCTGGCGATGGATCAGACCGCGGTCCCGCTGTGCCGTGACTATCTGCATGAGGCTGCAGCGCCCGGCGCTTGA
- the mpl gene encoding UDP-N-acetylmuramate:L-alanyl-gamma-D-glutamyl-meso-diaminopimelate ligase — protein sequence MSHVHILGIGGTFMAGLAVLAREAGYRVTGQDGPLYPPMSDVLARAGVEVHTGYERLVHADDADQVIIGNALSRGNAAVEAVLDRGLDYDSGPAWLARHILRGRWVIAVAGTHGKTTTASLVAWLLEAAGLEPGFLIGGVPENFATPARLGRSPFFVVEADEYDTAFFDKRSKFVHFRPRTLVLNNLEFDHADIFADLAAIKRQFHHLLRTVPGTGGIVVNADDAALADVLAAGCWSGTIRFGQGDDCDFPLHAAADGWQLGDWHWRAPLPGRHNAMNTAAALLAARHAGLSMADGIAALAGFRGVRRRLQRRGEAAGVEVLDDFAHHPTAIAATLEALATDTRPGRLIVVLEPRSNTMRQGVHQHRLGDALEAADQAFVLAAPDLDWDVGAALAPLGARGHWRADLQALIDAILAAVQPGDRVVVMSNGGFGGIHERLLAGLASSASTCAGSGR from the coding sequence ATGAGTCATGTCCACATCCTGGGCATTGGCGGGACGTTCATGGCCGGCCTCGCCGTGCTCGCCCGCGAGGCCGGCTACCGCGTGACCGGTCAGGATGGCCCACTGTATCCACCCATGAGCGATGTCCTCGCGCGCGCCGGCGTCGAGGTCCATACCGGCTATGAGCGGCTCGTGCATGCCGATGACGCCGATCAAGTGATAATCGGCAACGCCCTGTCACGCGGCAACGCGGCGGTGGAGGCGGTGCTCGACCGCGGTCTCGACTACGACTCGGGGCCGGCCTGGCTGGCCCGGCACATCCTCCGCGGGCGCTGGGTCATCGCCGTGGCCGGCACCCACGGCAAGACCACCACCGCCAGCCTGGTGGCCTGGCTGCTGGAAGCGGCCGGCCTCGAGCCGGGCTTCCTGATCGGTGGCGTGCCCGAGAACTTCGCCACACCGGCGCGCCTCGGCCGCTCGCCTTTCTTTGTCGTCGAGGCGGATGAATACGACACCGCCTTTTTCGATAAGCGCTCGAAGTTCGTGCATTTTCGCCCGCGGACCCTGGTCCTGAACAACCTGGAGTTTGATCACGCCGACATCTTCGCCGATCTCGCCGCGATCAAGCGCCAGTTCCATCATCTGCTACGCACGGTACCCGGCACCGGCGGCATCGTGGTGAACGCCGATGACGCCGCCCTGGCGGACGTCCTGGCGGCGGGCTGCTGGAGCGGGACGATCCGCTTTGGCCAGGGCGACGACTGCGACTTCCCCCTGCATGCCGCCGCCGATGGCTGGCAGCTGGGGGACTGGCACTGGCGCGCGCCGCTGCCCGGCCGGCACAACGCCATGAACACCGCCGCCGCCCTGCTTGCAGCGCGCCATGCCGGCCTGTCCATGGCCGATGGCATCGCCGCACTGGCCGGCTTCCGGGGTGTCCGCCGGCGTCTGCAACGGCGTGGCGAGGCCGCTGGTGTCGAGGTTCTGGATGATTTCGCCCATCACCCCACGGCCATTGCAGCCACCCTCGAGGCCCTCGCCACCGACACCCGGCCCGGGCGGCTGATCGTGGTGCTCGAGCCCCGCTCCAACACCATGCGCCAGGGGGTCCACCAGCACCGCCTGGGCGATGCCCTTGAGGCGGCGGATCAGGCCTTCGTCCTGGCAGCGCCCGATCTGGACTGGGATGTCGGCGCCGCGCTCGCCCCGCTCGGCGCCCGTGGCCATTGGCGCGCCGACCTGCAGGCCCTGATTGACGCGATCCTTGCCGCCGTTCAGCCCGGCGATCGGGTGGTGGTCATGAGCAATGGCGGCTTCGGTGGCATCCACGAGCGACTGCTCGCCGGACTCGCCAGCAGCGCATCCACCTGCGCGGGATCGGGTCGGTAG
- a CDS encoding VTT domain-containing protein, which translates to MSSLESALEPLFEWLSVNPGWAGVIIGLIALTESLALVGLIVPGAVLMFLAGAAVGGSNIAILPMLLWAMAGAIVGDSLSYWLGRHYRDQLRTLPLVRRYPQAMDRAEQLFLRHGGKSVVLGRFIGPVRPVIPAVVGMLGMPPGRFLLANVGSAIGWAPAYLLPGIVFGASLALAMEVMGRLVAWLALGFGGFLLLRWLIPRIDRPLRLLGNRVARAIGRHPPPGDWRRWLHGPHAAVRALRHREGWLWWLALLGVIATLSRAVLAPAPAGWERGAVALFDAQRSESLQAFAWWLTQAGGSLPIALATLALAALLAWQGQARRAVHALLGVLLAVALGLALKHGLGLPRPAALTGTAGWSGAYPSVHAAAIAALVTAWLTLLPLSARGPYRGLMALAGVGVAAVAGSRLVLGVHWPMDLVAGISLGVVLGALPALAATGKRRPPRFPAAVSVSAGVLVLAAAGAAVLDWPDPLDRYPPGSPWPEPASQRLGLAGPAAPFVAVIEASDWQPPEPGWTSPPAWRWQSALRWISPRPDAARLPVLPRWHAGHRPDHVWISVGENARQRWVLRAWQARADDGERLWLIDLERAVIKPGVLLPRLRRYRPDPAQVDALLASPASSRSWMPPKPPLLMTTTRSPG; encoded by the coding sequence GTGAGCAGTCTCGAATCAGCGCTTGAGCCACTGTTCGAGTGGCTCTCGGTCAACCCCGGCTGGGCCGGGGTGATCATTGGCCTGATTGCGTTGACTGAGTCGCTGGCGCTGGTCGGGCTGATCGTCCCCGGTGCCGTGCTGATGTTCCTCGCCGGCGCGGCGGTGGGCGGCAGCAATATCGCGATCCTGCCCATGCTGCTATGGGCCATGGCCGGCGCCATCGTCGGTGATTCACTCAGTTACTGGCTGGGCCGCCATTACCGTGATCAGCTGCGCACCCTGCCGCTGGTGCGACGCTATCCCCAGGCCATGGATCGGGCCGAGCAGCTGTTCCTGCGCCACGGCGGCAAGAGCGTGGTGCTGGGTCGCTTCATCGGTCCGGTGCGCCCGGTGATCCCGGCCGTGGTGGGGATGCTGGGGATGCCGCCAGGGCGGTTCCTGCTGGCCAATGTGGGCTCGGCCATCGGCTGGGCACCCGCCTATCTGCTCCCGGGGATCGTTTTTGGCGCGTCGCTGGCCCTGGCCATGGAGGTCATGGGGCGGTTGGTGGCGTGGCTGGCCCTGGGGTTTGGGGGATTTCTGCTGCTGCGCTGGTTGATCCCGCGTATCGATCGGCCGCTGCGCCTGCTGGGCAACCGGGTGGCGCGGGCCATCGGCCGTCATCCGCCGCCGGGTGACTGGCGCCGTTGGCTGCATGGACCGCATGCCGCCGTCCGGGCGCTGCGCCACCGCGAGGGCTGGCTGTGGTGGCTGGCCCTGCTGGGGGTGATCGCGACGCTGTCCCGGGCGGTCCTCGCCCCCGCGCCGGCAGGCTGGGAGCGCGGGGCGGTCGCGCTGTTTGATGCCCAGCGCAGCGAATCCCTGCAGGCGTTCGCCTGGTGGCTGACTCAGGCCGGTGGCAGCCTGCCGATTGCCCTCGCCACCCTGGCACTGGCCGCGCTGCTGGCCTGGCAGGGCCAGGCTCGCCGTGCGGTGCATGCCCTGCTGGGCGTGTTGCTGGCCGTTGCCCTGGGACTGGCGCTCAAGCATGGGCTGGGGTTGCCGCGGCCTGCCGCGCTGACCGGCACGGCCGGCTGGAGTGGCGCCTACCCCAGTGTGCATGCCGCCGCGATCGCGGCGCTTGTCACCGCCTGGCTGACGCTGCTGCCGCTGTCCGCGCGTGGGCCCTACCGCGGGTTGATGGCGCTGGCGGGTGTGGGGGTGGCGGCAGTGGCCGGGTCGCGGCTGGTGCTGGGGGTGCATTGGCCGATGGATCTGGTGGCGGGGATCAGTCTGGGCGTGGTGCTGGGCGCGCTGCCCGCTCTGGCCGCCACGGGCAAGCGCCGTCCACCGCGGTTTCCGGCAGCGGTGAGCGTGTCGGCGGGCGTGCTGGTCCTGGCCGCCGCCGGTGCGGCCGTGCTGGATTGGCCGGATCCGCTGGACCGCTATCCGCCCGGATCACCATGGCCTGAGCCCGCCAGTCAGCGGCTGGGCCTCGCCGGCCCGGCGGCGCCGTTCGTCGCGGTCATTGAAGCCAGCGACTGGCAACCGCCGGAGCCGGGCTGGACATCGCCGCCGGCGTGGCGCTGGCAGAGCGCGCTGCGCTGGATCAGCCCGCGGCCCGATGCCGCCCGACTGCCGGTGCTGCCGCGCTGGCATGCCGGCCATCGCCCCGACCATGTCTGGATAAGCGTGGGTGAGAATGCCCGTCAGCGCTGGGTGCTGCGGGCCTGGCAGGCGCGGGCCGATGACGGTGAGCGGCTCTGGCTGATCGATCTGGAACGGGCCGTGATCAAGCCCGGTGTCCTGTTGCCACGACTGCGCCGCTACCGACCCGATCCCGCGCAGGTGGATGCGCTGCTGGCGAGTCCGGCGAGCAGTCGCTCGTGGATGCCACCGAAGCCGCCATTGCTCATGACCACCACCCGATCGCCGGGCTGA
- the hemL gene encoding glutamate-1-semialdehyde 2,1-aminomutase, with product MTNRSEALFEEANQYLVGGVNSAVRAFRAVGGTPVFMRRGQGAWIEDVDGRQYVDYVLSYGPLAIGHAHPAVVDAIAQTAANGTSFGAPTELETELARKVQAIMPGMERLRMVNSGTEACMSAVRLARGYTGRDRVLKFRGNYHGHVDALLVEAGSGVLTLGIPGSPGVPAAVTETTLTAPYNDIDSVRQLVAEYGDSLAAILVEPVSGNMNCVPALPEFLQGLRDVCDDTGALLVFDEVMSGFRASLGGAQAWYGIHPDLTCLGKVIGGGLPTAALGGRAEIMDWLAPTGPVYQAGTLSGNPLAMASGLTTLTELARPGVHAEAEAWTARLLEGLRDRAARAGVALRTHQAGTMFGLFFTDRDSVVGFEDVAACDGDRFVRFFHGMLDAGVYLAPSAFEAGFVSTAHDEAALRHTLDAAEQVFADL from the coding sequence ATGACGAATCGATCCGAAGCGCTTTTCGAGGAGGCGAACCAGTATCTGGTCGGGGGCGTGAACTCGGCGGTGCGCGCGTTCCGGGCCGTCGGTGGTACCCCCGTGTTCATGCGCCGCGGTCAGGGGGCATGGATCGAGGACGTCGATGGCCGACAGTATGTCGATTACGTGCTCTCCTATGGCCCCCTCGCCATTGGTCATGCCCACCCGGCGGTGGTGGATGCCATTGCGCAGACCGCCGCCAATGGCACCAGTTTTGGCGCCCCCACCGAGCTTGAAACCGAGCTGGCCAGAAAGGTCCAGGCGATCATGCCCGGCATGGAGCGCCTGCGCATGGTCAACTCCGGCACCGAGGCCTGCATGAGCGCGGTGCGCCTGGCCCGCGGCTACACCGGCCGTGACCGGGTACTGAAGTTTCGCGGCAACTACCACGGCCATGTCGATGCGCTGCTGGTGGAGGCCGGTTCGGGGGTGCTGACGCTGGGGATTCCCGGCTCACCGGGGGTTCCGGCGGCGGTCACCGAGACCACCCTGACCGCCCCCTACAACGACATCGACAGCGTCCGGCAGCTGGTGGCCGAATACGGCGACAGCCTCGCCGCGATACTGGTCGAACCGGTGTCCGGCAATATGAACTGTGTGCCGGCGCTGCCCGAGTTCCTGCAGGGGCTGCGGGATGTCTGCGATGACACCGGCGCGCTGCTGGTCTTTGACGAGGTGATGAGCGGCTTCCGCGCCTCGCTGGGGGGTGCCCAGGCCTGGTACGGCATCCATCCGGATCTGACCTGTCTGGGCAAGGTCATCGGCGGCGGCCTGCCCACGGCGGCCCTCGGCGGGCGCGCTGAGATCATGGACTGGCTGGCGCCCACCGGGCCGGTCTATCAGGCGGGCACGCTGTCCGGCAATCCGCTGGCCATGGCCAGCGGCCTGACCACCCTCACCGAGCTTGCCCGGCCGGGTGTGCATGCTGAGGCCGAGGCATGGACCGCCCGGCTGCTCGAGGGCCTGCGGGACCGGGCCGCCCGTGCCGGCGTGGCGCTCAGGACCCATCAGGCCGGGACCATGTTCGGCCTGTTCTTCACCGACCGCGATTCGGTGGTGGGCTTCGAGGATGTCGCCGCCTGTGATGGCGATCGCTTCGTGCGCTTTTTCCACGGCATGCTCGATGCGGGTGTCTATCTGGCCCCGTCGGCCTTCGAGGCGGGCTTTGTCTCCACCGCCCATGACGAGGCGGCGCTTCGGCATACCCTGGATGCCGCTGAGCAGGTGTTCGCCGATCTGTGA
- the thiE gene encoding thiamine phosphate synthase, with protein sequence MTGPITGLYMVTDARRPPPVPLETAVAAALRGGVRVVQYRDKSDDTERRRHEAAALAARCRAVGACFIVNDDIALARAVAADGVHLGRDDGDVAAARAALGPDRLIGVSCYADLDRARAAAEAGADYLAFGSLYPSPTKPESALAPLSVFREARAFTDRPLVAIGGINAGNIAEVTAAGADAVAVVEAISAAPDIEAATATLIDRGFGPAA encoded by the coding sequence ATGACCGGTCCGATCACCGGGCTCTACATGGTCACTGACGCCCGCCGGCCGCCGCCCGTGCCCTTGGAGACGGCGGTGGCCGCCGCGCTGCGCGGCGGTGTCCGGGTGGTCCAGTATCGCGACAAGTCCGATGACACCGAGCGCCGGCGGCACGAAGCGGCGGCGCTGGCCGCCCGGTGCCGGGCCGTCGGTGCCTGTTTCATCGTCAACGACGACATTGCGCTGGCCCGGGCGGTGGCGGCGGACGGCGTTCATCTGGGCCGGGACGATGGCGATGTGGCGGCGGCCCGCGCGGCGCTGGGGCCGGACCGCCTGATCGGCGTGTCCTGCTATGCCGATCTTGACCGGGCCCGGGCGGCCGCTGAGGCCGGGGCCGATTACCTGGCGTTCGGCAGCCTCTACCCGTCACCGACCAAGCCCGAGTCGGCACTGGCGCCGCTGTCGGTGTTCCGCGAGGCGCGGGCCTTCACGGACCGCCCGCTGGTGGCGATCGGCGGCATCAACGCCGGTAACATCGCCGAGGTGACGGCGGCCGGGGCCGACGCCGTGGCCGTGGTCGAAGCGATATCGGCGGCGCCGGACATCGAGGCCGCCACCGCCACCCTGATTGACCGGGGCTTCGGCCCGGCGGCCTGA
- a CDS encoding rubredoxin, translating to MEYRSWMCVVCGWIYEEEDGLPDEGIEPGTRWEDIPDDFVCPECGAGKSDFEMIEI from the coding sequence ATGGAATACCGCTCTTGGATGTGCGTGGTGTGCGGCTGGATCTACGAAGAGGAAGACGGTCTGCCGGATGAGGGCATCGAGCCGGGAACCCGCTGGGAAGACATCCCCGATGACTTCGTGTGTCCCGAGTGCGGGGCCGGCAAGTCCGATTTCGAGATGATCGAGATCTGA
- a CDS encoding metallophosphoesterase encodes MTVAPANGPRLLQITDTHLFADPAAEHAGVIPEARLRAVTAAMQPWLASAEAVVHTGDLVHDGAVVAYERLRGILEAFGRPVRVMPGNHDAREPLQSVFAGEAVNAGRTLSVGDWTLISLDSLQVGEVPGRLGADELAALDAALAGLATRWCLIALHHPPLPVGTPWLDAIGLAEPEALLERVAADPRVRGMICGHVHTAFDGRWRDRRMLTTPATAAQFLAGTPRFTTVPAAPGFRWLDLRADGGIDTGVVRVPMA; translated from the coding sequence ATGACGGTGGCCCCGGCCAATGGCCCGCGGCTTTTGCAGATCACCGACACCCACCTGTTCGCGGACCCCGCCGCCGAGCATGCCGGCGTGATCCCCGAGGCGCGGCTGCGGGCGGTGACCGCGGCCATGCAGCCGTGGCTGGCGTCCGCTGAAGCGGTTGTCCATACCGGCGATCTGGTCCACGACGGCGCCGTCGTGGCCTATGAGCGCCTGCGCGGAATCCTGGAGGCGTTTGGCCGACCCGTCCGGGTGATGCCCGGCAACCACGACGCCCGCGAACCGCTGCAGTCGGTGTTCGCCGGGGAGGCCGTCAACGCCGGTCGGACCCTGTCGGTGGGGGACTGGACCCTGATCAGCCTCGACTCGCTGCAGGTGGGCGAGGTCCCGGGCCGGCTGGGCGCCGATGAGCTGGCGGCGCTGGACGCGGCACTGGCCGGGTTGGCCACGCGGTGGTGCCTGATCGCGCTGCACCACCCGCCTCTGCCGGTGGGAACGCCGTGGCTCGATGCCATCGGGCTGGCTGAGCCGGAGGCGCTGCTGGAGCGGGTCGCGGCCGATCCGCGGGTTCGCGGGATGATCTGCGGGCATGTGCACACGGCGTTCGATGGCCGTTGGCGCGACCGGCGCATGCTAACGACGCCGGCCACGGCGGCGCAGTTCCTGGCGGGCACGCCGCGCTTTACGACGGTCCCCGCGGCGCCCGGCTTTCGCTGGCTGGATCTGCGCGCCGATGGCGGGATCGACACGGGCGTGGTCCGTGTCCCAATGGCTTGA
- a CDS encoding polysaccharide deacetylase family protein, with translation MPDSICSSERAARRWPVDRLRCLALALMLVSGLGSAAAQSPAPTPETVASVLMYHRVGNADHPSTNVTEAQFRAHLDYLETEGFNVVPLTRVVEALEANRPLPPRTVAITFDDGYRSVGETAHPMLEARGFPYTVFVNTEPVNAGQAGHMSWERMRGLAAQGVRFANHSRSHAALFHRRDGETRPRWRDRVRTDLLDARASLRDELGDAVHQSPPLLAYPYGEYSLELMDEVAELGFVAFGQQSGAIGIHSNSLALPRHSFNERYAAMDRFRVKVRSRALPVIEQAPLDPVRGSRPAPALSLTLAPTPDLRAGQLACYYRGERLTPEWLEADRRFEVQGKAPIPVGRTRYNCTAPDGEGRYFWFSQLWVHGDGGT, from the coding sequence TTGCCGGATTCAATCTGCAGTTCTGAGCGCGCCGCCCGGCGCTGGCCGGTGGACCGGCTGCGGTGCCTTGCGCTGGCGCTGATGCTGGTCAGTGGCCTGGGGTCGGCGGCGGCACAGTCGCCGGCACCCACGCCCGAGACCGTGGCCTCGGTGCTGATGTATCACCGCGTCGGCAACGCGGATCACCCCAGCACCAACGTCACCGAGGCGCAGTTCCGGGCGCATCTGGATTACCTCGAGACCGAGGGGTTCAACGTGGTGCCGCTGACCCGGGTCGTCGAGGCCCTGGAGGCCAATCGGCCGCTGCCGCCGCGCACGGTGGCCATCACCTTTGACGATGGCTATCGCAGTGTTGGCGAGACCGCCCATCCCATGCTCGAGGCCCGGGGCTTTCCGTACACGGTGTTCGTCAACACCGAGCCGGTGAATGCCGGTCAGGCGGGGCACATGAGCTGGGAGCGGATGCGCGGACTCGCGGCGCAGGGGGTGCGTTTCGCCAATCACTCGCGCTCGCATGCCGCGCTGTTCCACCGGCGCGACGGCGAGACCCGGCCCCGCTGGCGCGATCGCGTGCGCACCGATCTGTTGGACGCCCGGGCCAGCCTGCGCGACGAGCTGGGCGACGCCGTCCATCAGTCGCCGCCGCTGCTGGCCTATCCCTATGGCGAATACAGTCTCGAGCTGATGGATGAAGTGGCCGAACTGGGGTTTGTGGCGTTCGGCCAGCAGTCGGGCGCCATCGGTATCCATTCCAACTCGCTGGCCCTGCCGCGGCACTCGTTCAACGAGCGCTATGCCGCAATGGACCGGTTTCGGGTCAAGGTGCGCTCGCGGGCGCTGCCGGTGATCGAGCAGGCGCCACTGGATCCGGTGCGCGGGTCGCGCCCGGCGCCGGCGCTCTCGCTGACCCTGGCGCCGACCCCGGACCTGCGGGCCGGGCAGCTGGCCTGCTACTACCGCGGCGAGCGGCTGACCCCGGAATGGCTCGAGGCCGATCGGCGCTTCGAGGTGCAGGGAAAAGCACCGATCCCGGTGGGGCGGACGCGTTACAACTGCACCGCGCCGGATGGCGAGGGACGCTACTTCTGGTTCAGCCAGCTGTGGGTGCACGGGGACGGCGGGACATGA